One segment of Aggregicoccus sp. 17bor-14 DNA contains the following:
- a CDS encoding GIY-YIG nuclease family protein — protein MAESRASRAELKRQYREAAPPAGVWAVRNLRSGKVLLGASPNVPGMLNRLRFELQQRLHRVAPALQADWEQLGPEAFAFETLDLLPEPKDGTRLDPAALREELKVLEALWLERLRPWGEAGYHPAP, from the coding sequence ATGGCTGAGTCCAGGGCGAGCCGTGCCGAGCTCAAGCGCCAGTACCGCGAGGCCGCGCCGCCCGCGGGTGTTTGGGCGGTGCGCAACCTGCGCAGCGGCAAGGTGCTGCTGGGCGCGAGCCCCAACGTGCCCGGCATGCTCAACCGGCTGCGCTTCGAGCTGCAGCAGCGCCTGCACCGGGTCGCCCCGGCGCTGCAGGCGGACTGGGAGCAGCTGGGCCCGGAGGCCTTTGCCTTCGAGACGCTGGACCTGCTGCCCGAGCCGAAGGACGGCACGCGCCTGGACCCGGCCGCCCTGCGCGAGGAGCTGAAGGTGCTCGAGGCGCTGTGGCTCGAGCGGCTGCGGCCCTGGGGCGAGGCGGGCTACCACCCGGCGCCGTGA